In Streptomyces sp. NBC_00704, a genomic segment contains:
- a CDS encoding GuaB3 family IMP dehydrogenase-related protein: MTEIEIGRGKRGRRAYAFDDIAVVPSRRTRDPKEVSIAWQIDAYRFELPFLAAPMDSIVSPATAIRIGELGGLGVLNLEGLWTRHEDPEPLLDEIVGLPVEAATRRLQEIYAAPIKEELIGQRIKEVRDSGVVTAAALSPQRTAQFSKAVVDAGVDIFVIRGTTVSAEHVSGSHEPLNLKQFIYELDVPVIVGGCATYTAALHLMRTGAAGVLVGFGGGAAHTTRNVLGIQVPMATAVADVAAARRDYMDESGGRYVHVIADGGVGWSGDLPKAIACGADSVMMGSPLARATDAPGRGHHWGMEAVNEELPRGKKVDLGTVGTIEEVLAGPSHTPDGSMNFFGALRRAMATTGYSELKEFQRVEVTVADSVHRR; the protein is encoded by the coding sequence GTGACTGAGATCGAGATCGGGCGCGGCAAGCGCGGCCGCCGGGCGTACGCCTTCGACGACATCGCCGTCGTCCCCAGCCGCCGTACGCGGGACCCGAAGGAGGTCTCGATCGCCTGGCAGATCGACGCCTACCGCTTCGAGCTGCCCTTCCTGGCCGCTCCCATGGACTCCATCGTCTCCCCGGCCACCGCGATCCGCATCGGCGAGCTGGGCGGCCTGGGCGTACTGAACCTCGAAGGCCTGTGGACCCGCCACGAGGACCCGGAGCCGCTGCTCGACGAGATCGTCGGCCTGCCCGTGGAGGCGGCCACCCGGCGCCTCCAGGAGATCTACGCGGCCCCCATCAAGGAGGAGCTGATCGGGCAGCGCATCAAGGAGGTGCGCGACTCGGGCGTGGTCACCGCCGCCGCGCTCTCCCCGCAGCGCACGGCCCAGTTCTCCAAGGCCGTCGTCGACGCGGGCGTGGACATCTTCGTCATCCGCGGCACGACCGTCTCGGCGGAGCACGTGTCCGGCTCGCACGAGCCGCTGAACCTGAAGCAGTTCATCTACGAGCTCGACGTCCCGGTGATCGTCGGCGGCTGCGCCACCTACACCGCGGCCCTGCACCTGATGCGCACGGGCGCGGCGGGCGTCCTCGTCGGCTTCGGCGGCGGCGCGGCGCACACCACGCGCAACGTGCTGGGCATCCAGGTCCCGATGGCGACGGCCGTCGCCGACGTGGCTGCGGCCCGCCGCGACTACATGGACGAGTCCGGCGGCCGGTACGTGCACGTGATCGCGGACGGCGGCGTCGGCTGGTCGGGCGACCTGCCCAAGGCGATCGCCTGCGGCGCCGACTCGGTGATGATGGGCTCCCCGCTGGCCCGCGCGACCGACGCGCCCGGACGCGGCCACCACTGGGGCATGGAGGCCGTCAACGAGGAGCTGCCGCGCGGCAAGAAGGTCGACCTCGGCACGGTCGGCACCATCGAGGAGGTCCTCGCGGGCCCCTCGCACACGCCCGACGGCTCGATGAACTTCTTCGGCGCCCTGCGCCGCGCCATGGCCACCACCGGCTACAGCGAGCTGAAGGAGTTCCAGCGCGTGGAGGTCACGGTGGCGGACTCGGTCCACCGCCGCTGA
- a CDS encoding nucleotide sugar dehydrogenase yields MPADLAVIGLGPLGLPLAQAAVAAGIPTLGYRTGPEAGSLSPAELRRMLSGGFRPATNPAELGRVRTAVICAPTPRGADGGLDLGQVEAAARTLAGHLRPHTTVILESPVQPGATEDFLRPLLEETSGLRAGRDFHLAYSPSRVDPGSRAFTPANTPKVIGGLTPACTESAAAFYSRLTDKVVRARGLREAETVQLLETNFRHVNIALVNEMAVLCHDLGVDLWDVVRCAETKPFGFEAFRPGPGVGGHSVALDRTGHPGSPLRMVELAQQVNSRMPRYVVQRAAALLNEHGKSARGARVLLLGVTYKPDLADQQNTPAREIATRLMELGAAVSYNDPHVPSWSVLDRPVPRADSLYEAAADADLTILLQQHRTYDLQGLSVKAQLLLDTRGATPTGAAHRL; encoded by the coding sequence ATGCCCGCAGATCTCGCCGTCATCGGACTCGGCCCGCTCGGCCTGCCCCTGGCCCAGGCGGCCGTCGCCGCCGGCATCCCCACCCTCGGCTACCGCACCGGTCCCGAAGCCGGCTCCCTCAGCCCCGCCGAACTGCGCCGGATGCTCTCGGGGGGTTTCCGGCCCGCCACCAACCCGGCCGAGCTGGGACGGGTACGGACCGCCGTCATCTGCGCGCCCACCCCACGCGGCGCGGACGGCGGACTCGACCTCGGCCAGGTGGAGGCGGCGGCCCGCACCCTCGCCGGGCACCTGCGCCCGCACACCACCGTGATCCTGGAGTCCCCCGTGCAGCCCGGGGCCACGGAGGACTTCCTGCGGCCGCTGCTGGAGGAGACGTCCGGGCTGCGCGCGGGACGCGACTTCCACCTCGCCTACTCCCCCAGCCGGGTCGACCCCGGCAGCCGCGCCTTCACCCCGGCGAACACCCCGAAGGTCATCGGCGGGCTCACCCCCGCCTGCACCGAGTCCGCCGCCGCCTTCTACAGCCGGCTGACCGACAAGGTCGTACGCGCGCGTGGCCTGCGCGAAGCCGAGACGGTGCAGCTCCTGGAGACCAACTTCCGGCACGTCAACATCGCCCTCGTCAACGAGATGGCCGTCCTCTGCCACGACCTGGGCGTCGACCTCTGGGACGTCGTCCGCTGCGCCGAGACCAAGCCCTTCGGCTTCGAGGCCTTCCGCCCCGGCCCCGGCGTCGGCGGCCACTCCGTCGCCCTGGACCGCACCGGCCACCCCGGCAGCCCCCTGCGCATGGTCGAACTCGCCCAGCAGGTCAACAGCCGCATGCCCCGCTACGTCGTCCAGCGGGCCGCCGCCCTCCTCAACGAGCACGGCAAATCGGCCCGGGGCGCGCGCGTGCTGCTGCTCGGCGTCACCTACAAGCCCGACCTCGCCGACCAGCAGAACACCCCGGCCCGCGAGATCGCGACCCGCCTGATGGAGCTGGGCGCGGCCGTCAGCTACAACGACCCGCACGTCCCGTCCTGGAGCGTCCTGGACCGCCCCGTGCCCCGCGCCGACTCCCTCTACGAGGCCGCCGCCGACGCCGACCTCACGATCCTCCTCCAGCAGCACCGCACGTACGACCTCCAGGGCCTGTCGGTGAAGGCGCAGCTCCTCCTGGACACGCGGGGAGCGACTCCCACCGGGGCGGCGCACCGGCTGTGA
- a CDS encoding glycerol-3-phosphate dehydrogenase/oxidase produces the protein MRTATLGPAQRAESLAAMAERELDVLVVGSGVVGAGTALDAVTRGLSTGLVEARDWASGTSSRSSKLIHGGLRYLEMLDFALVREALKERGLLLERLAPHLVKPVPFLYPLQHKGWERLYAGSGVALYDAMSMARGHGRGLPTHRHLSRRHALRVAPALKKDALVGALQYYDAQMDDARFVTTLVRTAVSYGAKAANGARVTGFLREGERVVGARVQDVEGGGEYEVRARQIVNATGVWTDDTQAMVGERGQFHVRASKGIHLVVPRDRISSSTGLILRTEKSVLFVIPWGRHWIVGTTDTDWDLDKAHPAASSADIDYLLEHVNSVLAVPLTRDDVEGVYAGLRPLLAGESDATSKLSREHTVAHPVPGLVVVAGGKYTTYRVMAKDAVDEAVRGLDQRVADCVTEDVPLLGAEGYRALWNARARIAARTGLHVVRVEHLLNRFGSMAEEVLQLVVDDPSLGEPLQYADDYLRAEIVYAASHEGARHLDDVLTRRTRISIETFDRGARSAREAAELMAPVLGWDKARIEREVEHYEKRVEAERESQRQPDDLTADAARLGAPDIVPL, from the coding sequence GTGAGGACAGCGACACTGGGGCCGGCACAACGAGCGGAGTCACTGGCGGCCATGGCCGAGCGCGAACTGGACGTGCTGGTCGTGGGCAGCGGCGTGGTCGGCGCGGGCACCGCCCTGGACGCCGTGACGCGCGGCCTGTCCACCGGGCTGGTCGAGGCGCGCGACTGGGCGTCCGGCACGTCGAGCAGGTCGAGCAAACTCATCCATGGCGGTCTGCGCTATCTGGAGATGCTGGACTTCGCCCTGGTGCGCGAGGCGCTCAAGGAACGCGGCCTGCTGCTGGAGCGGCTCGCCCCGCACCTCGTCAAGCCCGTGCCCTTCCTGTATCCGCTCCAGCACAAGGGCTGGGAACGGCTGTACGCGGGATCGGGCGTCGCGCTCTACGACGCGATGTCCATGGCCCGCGGGCACGGCAGGGGCCTGCCGACGCACCGTCACCTGAGCCGCCGCCACGCCCTGCGCGTGGCCCCGGCCTTGAAGAAGGACGCGCTGGTCGGCGCGCTCCAGTACTACGACGCGCAGATGGACGACGCCCGCTTCGTCACCACCCTGGTGCGCACCGCGGTGTCCTACGGGGCCAAGGCGGCCAACGGCGCGCGCGTGACCGGCTTTCTGCGCGAGGGCGAGAGGGTCGTCGGTGCACGGGTGCAGGACGTCGAGGGAGGCGGGGAGTACGAGGTCCGCGCCCGGCAGATCGTCAACGCCACCGGCGTGTGGACCGACGACACCCAGGCGATGGTCGGCGAGCGCGGCCAGTTCCACGTGCGCGCCTCCAAGGGCATCCACCTCGTCGTCCCCCGGGACCGCATCAGCTCCTCCACGGGGCTCATCCTGCGCACCGAGAAGTCGGTGCTGTTCGTGATCCCGTGGGGCCGGCACTGGATCGTCGGCACGACCGACACAGATTGGGACCTCGACAAGGCCCACCCGGCGGCCTCCAGCGCCGACATCGACTACCTCCTCGAGCATGTGAACTCGGTGCTCGCGGTGCCGCTGACCAGGGACGACGTCGAAGGCGTGTACGCGGGCCTGCGGCCGCTGCTGGCCGGTGAGTCCGACGCCACCAGCAAGCTCTCCCGCGAGCACACCGTCGCGCACCCGGTGCCCGGCCTGGTCGTCGTGGCGGGCGGCAAGTACACGACGTACCGGGTGATGGCGAAGGACGCCGTCGACGAGGCGGTCCGCGGGCTCGACCAGCGGGTGGCCGACTGCGTCACGGAGGACGTGCCGCTGCTGGGCGCGGAGGGCTACCGGGCGCTGTGGAACGCGCGGGCGCGGATCGCGGCCCGGACGGGCCTGCACGTGGTGCGGGTCGAGCATCTGCTCAACCGGTTCGGGTCGATGGCGGAGGAGGTGCTGCAACTCGTCGTGGACGACCCGTCGCTGGGCGAGCCGCTCCAGTACGCCGACGACTATCTGCGCGCCGAGATCGTCTACGCCGCCTCGCACGAGGGCGCACGGCACCTGGACGACGTGCTCACCCGCCGTACGCGCATCTCCATCGAGACGTTCGACCGCGGCGCCCGCAGCGCCCGCGAGGCCGCCGAACTGATGGCACCGGTCCTCGGCTGGGACAAGGCGCGGATCGAACGCGAGGTCGAGCACTACGAGAAGCGGGTGGAGGCCGAGCGCGAGTCCCAGCGCCAGCCCGACGACCTGACGGCGGACGCGGCCCGGCTGGGAGCCCCGGACATCGTGCCGCTCTGA
- a CDS encoding serine/threonine-protein kinase, giving the protein MSEAERAGTPRQDKSARLLAGRYRLGDVLGRGGMGTVWRAEDETLGRTVAVKELRFPGNIDEDEKRRLITRTLREAKAIARIRNNSAVTVFDVVEEDDRPWIVMELVEGKSLAEVIREDGVLKPKRAAEVGLAILDVLRSAHREGILHRDVKPSNVLIAEDGRVVLTDFGIAQVEGDPSITSTGMLVGAPSYISPERARGHKPGPAADLWSLGGLLYASVEGSPPYDKGSAIATLTAVMTEQLEEPKNAGPLRDVIYGLLTKDPERRLDDAGARAMLNAVLHAPEPGHAEPADATKVVPLPAQPDEGAGKGSPAAEAGEKLRGAFRSVRKAAVAAGAATSAAASRAKPAGGSGASRSVSAGEARTGGAVRGSGSVAPPAPPAPPAVPTGAASAARPASGSTASSAASSASVPAARSGNGASAVSASRSGAGSAVGSGAGSGAGAQGGGAGRSSGWPVMTPPDLPPRPVPRAPLTDVVPRRTLVIIAAVVLLAVLGTVLALTLGGDDDKASGSKGGGATVAGGSPSAGTKEDESGGTRTDGSPSHSSTASGSSTASGSSSGGASSAGGAGSAATAGADKPVTTHKGAQGYYSIGLPAGWKFTTQSEAGDRFTGPDGQKLLIAWTTTPKDDPVADWNNQARYMVRSHYKKIRIAKVDYRGWNTADWEFTYRDGGTAYRTVDRGFVVNDGLGYALMYTAKSAAWDTALRETTWKTLAATFTPKK; this is encoded by the coding sequence ATGTCGGAGGCGGAGCGGGCGGGAACACCCCGTCAGGACAAGAGCGCACGTCTCCTCGCCGGGCGGTACCGGCTGGGAGACGTACTCGGCCGCGGCGGCATGGGGACGGTGTGGCGCGCCGAGGACGAGACCCTCGGACGCACGGTCGCCGTCAAGGAGCTGCGGTTCCCGGGGAACATCGACGAGGACGAGAAGCGCCGGCTGATCACACGGACCCTGCGCGAGGCCAAGGCCATCGCGCGGATCCGCAACAACAGCGCGGTGACGGTCTTCGACGTGGTCGAGGAGGACGACCGGCCGTGGATCGTGATGGAGCTCGTCGAGGGCAAGTCGCTCGCCGAGGTCATCCGCGAGGACGGCGTGCTGAAGCCGAAGCGTGCGGCGGAGGTCGGGCTGGCGATCCTCGACGTGCTGCGCTCGGCGCACCGTGAGGGCATCCTGCACCGGGACGTGAAGCCGTCGAACGTGCTGATCGCGGAGGACGGCCGGGTCGTGCTGACCGACTTCGGCATCGCCCAGGTGGAGGGCGACCCGTCGATCACTTCCACCGGCATGCTCGTCGGGGCGCCCTCGTACATCTCCCCGGAGCGGGCCCGCGGGCACAAGCCCGGTCCGGCGGCCGACCTGTGGTCGCTCGGCGGTCTGCTGTACGCGTCGGTCGAGGGTTCGCCGCCCTACGACAAGGGCTCCGCCATCGCCACGCTCACGGCGGTGATGACCGAGCAGCTGGAGGAGCCGAAGAACGCGGGCCCGCTCAGGGACGTCATCTACGGCCTGCTCACCAAGGATCCCGAGCGCCGGCTCGACGACGCGGGCGCGCGGGCGATGCTCAACGCCGTGCTCCACGCGCCCGAGCCCGGTCACGCCGAGCCGGCCGACGCGACGAAGGTCGTGCCGCTGCCCGCGCAGCCCGACGAGGGCGCGGGCAAGGGGAGTCCGGCGGCCGAGGCGGGCGAGAAGCTGCGCGGGGCGTTCCGGTCCGTGCGCAAGGCCGCCGTCGCCGCCGGGGCGGCCACCTCGGCGGCCGCCTCCCGTGCCAAGCCCGCGGGCGGATCCGGCGCCTCCCGTTCGGTGAGCGCGGGCGAGGCGCGCACGGGCGGTGCGGTCCGCGGGTCAGGATCCGTCGCCCCGCCCGCCCCACCGGCCCCGCCCGCCGTCCCGACCGGGGCGGCCTCGGCGGCGAGGCCGGCGTCGGGATCCACGGCCTCCTCCGCGGCCTCCTCCGCGTCCGTGCCGGCGGCCCGCTCCGGAAACGGCGCGAGCGCCGTCTCCGCCTCGCGGTCCGGTGCGGGTTCCGCAGTGGGCTCGGGCGCCGGTTCCGGTGCGGGAGCGCAGGGCGGTGGCGCCGGGCGGAGTTCGGGGTGGCCCGTCATGACGCCGCCCGACCTGCCGCCGCGCCCCGTGCCGCGGGCGCCGCTGACCGACGTGGTGCCCCGGCGGACCTTGGTGATCATCGCGGCGGTGGTGCTTCTCGCAGTGCTCGGCACCGTGCTGGCGCTCACGCTCGGCGGTGACGACGACAAGGCGAGCGGCTCGAAGGGCGGCGGCGCGACGGTCGCCGGCGGGAGCCCGAGCGCCGGCACCAAGGAGGACGAGAGCGGCGGGACGCGCACGGACGGATCGCCGTCGCACTCCTCCACCGCGTCCGGCTCCTCCACGGCGTCCGGCTCCTCCTCCGGCGGCGCCTCGTCGGCCGGCGGCGCCGGGTCCGCGGCCACCGCCGGCGCGGACAAGCCGGTGACGACGCACAAGGGCGCCCAGGGCTACTACTCGATCGGGCTGCCCGCGGGATGGAAGTTCACGACCCAGTCCGAGGCGGGCGACCGCTTCACCGGCCCCGACGGGCAGAAGCTGCTCATCGCCTGGACGACCACGCCCAAGGACGACCCGGTCGCCGACTGGAACAACCAGGCGCGCTACATGGTGCGCTCGCACTACAAGAAGATCCGCATAGCGAAGGTGGACTACCGCGGCTGGAACACGGCCGACTGGGAGTTCACCTACAGGGACGGCGGCACGGCCTACCGCACCGTCGACCGCGGGTTCGTCGTGAACGACGGGCTCGGCTACGCGCTGATGTACACGGCGAAGTCCGCCGCGTGGGACACGGCTCTGCGCGAGACCACGTGGAAGACGCTCGCCGCCACCTTCACGCCGAAGAAGTGA